One Punica granatum isolate Tunisia-2019 chromosome 3, ASM765513v2, whole genome shotgun sequence genomic window carries:
- the LOC116200460 gene encoding extensin-like → MAEEDRVDISEEVNPPAPTLSQPPPTHAPPPPTPAGILPAYSGAPPAHLPPLTSSGALHAHTSQTPSSFEDQARIAALEGTVNQMATNMAELLALLRGPNRASSSSTPPPGQGPTADSTPWAPPIQAPENIEAPAPPTLHTSTVYPFTTQLLPPPAPTAVPFPPVTFLSSEHILSAPPPVSILALAMAHTVPPPMDGRPHQQRGGVIKESPRGAVVFRREESEGSFGKRRQYGTSGASTIFSESHDHTDHRSYLLSSASTTPTQSIYYSAPPIPPPTGSQPYNHLAPASAQPSQPRPPVSRAPPPAQQDPTPQGQQVGGAPNRLRKQYTPLPALLSHIYRQLLADNQIQPVSPGPNFDPSVQNQSKHCEYHQGAPGHTLDNCWRLRDEIQRRIDSNRLTFNVVRPPNVQANPLLDHRPSSGPSINMISICVSERDEEAQENPPRPFVINYTPKNSQSGSRDMWSHRSRSSSTSPLGSCTQKARSPGPTKEVWGASSSNSVSWG, encoded by the exons ATGGCGGAAGAAGACCGAGTTGACATCTCCGAGGAAGTCAACCCACCGGCTCCGACTCTTTCTCAACCACCTCCAACACATGCTCCGCCGCCTCCGACTCCTGCGGGCATACTCCCGGCATACTCAGGCGCCCCTCCAGCACATCTCCCGCCCCTGACGTCTTCGGGAGCGCTCCATGCACATACCTCACAGACGCCCTCCTCCTTCGAggaccaagcccgcatcgcCGCACTCGaaggcacggtcaaccaaatggccaccaacatggcgGAGCTGCTTGCCCTACTCAGGGGACCAAACCGCgcatcctcgagctccacgccTCCGCCGGGACAAGGACCAACAGCCGACTCGaccccgtgggctccaccAATCCAAGCCCCAGAGAACATTGAGGCTCCCGCACCGCCAACGCTGCACACATCCACGGTCTACCCCTTCACCACTCAACTACTGCCGCCGccggcccccacggccgtccctTTTCCACCAGTGACCTTCCTATCTTCGGAGCACATCTTGTCCGCGCCTCCGCCCGTTTCCATACTGGCCCTAGCTATGGCCCACACAGTACCTCCGCCGATG gatggaAGACCCCACCAGCAAAGGGGAGGAGTCATCAAAGAAAGCCCCCGCGGCGCGGTCGTCTTCCGGCGGGAGGAGAGCGAAGGAAGTTTCGGTAAACGCCGTCAATACGGCACATCAGGCGCCTCAACAATATTCAGTGAATCTCACGACCACACCGACCACCGCTCCTACCTACTTTCCTCCGCCTCCACAACACCAACCCAGTCGATCTACTATTCTGCCCCACCGATCCCACCGCCGACGGGCTCACAGCCATACAATCATTTGGCACCAGCCTCCGCTCAGCCCTCTCAACCCAGGCCCCCGGTGTCGAGAGCTCCTCCACCGGCGCAACAGGACCCTACTCCTCAGGGTCAACAGGTCGGCGGCGCGCCAAACCGACTCCGCAAACAATACACACCACTGCCTGCTCTTCTCTCTCATATATATCGGCAACTCTTGGCGGACAACCAGATTCAGCCGGTATCCCCGGGCCCGAACTTCGATCCGTCCGTTCAGAACCAGTCTAAACATTGCGAATATCATCAGGGCGCGCCGGGGCACACCctcgacaattgttggaggttgCGGGACGAAATTCAGAGGAGGATCGACAGCAACAGACTCACCTTCAACGTCGTCAGGCCCCCAAATGTGCAGGCCAACCCCCTCCTGGACCATAGGCCGAGTTCGGGGCcgtccatcaacatgatctctaTATGCGTCTCAGAGAGGGACGAAGAAGCGCAAGAGAATCCCCCCCGCCCCTTCGTGATCAATTACACCCCGAAGAACTCACAGTCGGGTTCACGGGACATGTGGTCGCATCGGTCTCGTTCGTCGTCGACATCCCCGCTCGGGAGCTGTACTCAGAAagcaaggtcccctggacctacgaaggaagtgTGGGGAGCGTCGAGTAGcaattcagtgtcatggggATGA
- the LOC116199068 gene encoding ACT domain-containing protein ACR4-like — MDVFNVTDQHGNKIEDEVVLDYIRNVLVSESSIPVSTESTGLNPSTEHTTIELLGSDRPGLISDVSAVLTDLGCNIVNGEVWTHNTRAASLIQITDADTGSAISDPIRLSNLKELLNNLLNCNDESRNAKTMVCHEVRHPTRWLHQMMLNDRDYDCSDHDKLSDQDEEKRLPTVEIDKWRDNDYSVVIIRSKDRPKLLFDTVCTLIDMGYVVFHGNVDAEGPEAYQLMYGSSKEYYIRHRDGQPLETDGERERLMKCLRAAIRRGVSEGLRLELCTADRVGLLSDVTRILREYGLTLTRAEVTTDGGKVANTFYVRNALGCPVDSRTIDSIRESIGKSELKVKGSPEDEIRPVAQESPTRAG; from the exons ATGGACG TGTTCAATGTTACGGATCAACATGGAAACAAGATTGAAGATGAAGTGGTCCTCGATTATATCAGAAAC GTTCTAGTCTCAGAATCAAGCATCCCAGTATCGACTGAATCCACGGGCCTCAATCCCTCCACAGAACACACGACAATTGAACTACTAGGAAGCGACAGGCCTGGCCTTATCTCGGATGTGAGTGCAGTGCTAACTGATCTCGGTTGCAACATAGTGAATGGAGAGGTCTGGACCCACAACACCCGAGCAGCCTCCTTGATCCAAATCACGGATGCTGATACGGGGTCTGCCATTTCTGACCCAATACGGCTATCCAATCTCAAGGAGCTTCTCAATAATTTGCTCAACTGTAATGATGAGTCTAGGAATGCCAAGACCATGGTCTGCCATGAGGTCCGCCACCCTACGAGGTGGCTCCACCAGATGATGTTAAATGATCGGGATTACGACTGTTCTGATCATGATAAACTCTCAGATCAGGATGAGGAGAAAAGGCTACCGACAGTAGAAATTGATAAGTGGCGGGATAACGACTACTCGGTGGTTATCATTAGGAGCAAAGATAGGCCAAAGCTTCTATTCGATACTGTCTGTACATTGATAGATATGGGGTATGTGGTTTTCCACGGAAATGTTGATGCGGAAGGTCCAGAAGCTTACCAG TTGATGTATGGATCTTCGAAGGAGTATTATATCAGGCACAGAGACGGGCAACCTTTGGAAACGGatggggagagggagaggttGATGAAGTGCCTCAGAGCCGCCATCAGGAGAGGGGTATCCGAG GGTTTGAGGTTAGAGCTCTGCACAGCAGACAGAGTCGGCCTTCTCTCAGATGTGACCCGGATTCTCCGAGAGTACGGCCTCACGCTCACGAGGGCAGAAGTCACAACAGATGGAGGGAAGGTGGCGAACACGTTCTATGTTCGGAATGCATTGGGATGCCCCGTTGATTCCAGGACCATAGATTCCATCAGGGAATCGATCGGGAAGTCTGAACTCAAAGTGAAAGGCAGTCCTGAGGACGAGATCAGGCCTGTCGCTCAGGAATCTCCTACAAG agcgggttaa